A region of Thermosinus carboxydivorans Nor1 DNA encodes the following proteins:
- a CDS encoding substrate-binding domain-containing protein, giving the protein MQNKKMLLMPVLVVLLLMLAGCGAPAQQAVQQQPAKPARPDIILATTTSTQDSGLLDVLIPAFEKKTGYRVKTVAVGSGQAIAMGEKGEADVLLTHAPDAEKKIVAAGAVSSRRLVMHNDFIIIGPASDQAKIKGKRAVEALAAIAASQAGFVSRGDNSGTHQLEKKLWAQAAIKPAGAWYYEAGAGMGQTLSIANEKKGYTITDRATYLAQRKNISLEILVEGDAKLLNIYHVMEVNGDKFNKVNREGAKAFADFLLSAEGQQLIGSFGKDKFGQPLFFADGGKTEKDLGL; this is encoded by the coding sequence GTGCAAAACAAAAAAATGTTACTGATGCCGGTTTTAGTTGTTCTGCTGCTGATGCTGGCAGGATGCGGCGCACCGGCGCAGCAAGCGGTGCAGCAGCAGCCGGCGAAACCGGCTAGGCCGGACATTATTCTTGCAACTACGACCAGTACGCAGGACAGCGGTTTGTTGGACGTCTTAATCCCAGCTTTTGAGAAAAAAACCGGCTACCGGGTGAAGACGGTGGCCGTCGGTTCGGGCCAGGCCATTGCCATGGGAGAAAAAGGCGAGGCTGATGTGCTGCTTACGCATGCGCCGGACGCGGAAAAGAAGATCGTGGCCGCCGGCGCCGTGAGTAGCCGCCGCCTGGTAATGCATAATGACTTTATCATTATCGGACCGGCCAGCGACCAGGCGAAGATAAAAGGCAAGCGTGCCGTAGAAGCCCTAGCGGCCATCGCCGCCAGCCAGGCAGGTTTCGTTTCCCGCGGCGACAATTCCGGTACCCACCAATTGGAAAAGAAATTATGGGCACAGGCGGCGATCAAGCCTGCCGGCGCCTGGTACTATGAAGCCGGCGCCGGCATGGGCCAGACCCTGAGCATTGCTAATGAAAAGAAAGGGTATACCATAACTGACCGGGCTACCTACCTGGCCCAGCGGAAGAATATTTCCCTGGAAATTTTGGTCGAAGGCGACGCCAAGCTGCTCAACATCTACCATGTTATGGAAGTAAATGGGGATAAGTTCAACAAGGTCAACCGCGAGGGCGCCAAGGCGTTTGCCGATTTTCTTCTGTCGGCTGAGGGGCAGCAGCTAATTGGTAGTTTTGGCAAGGATAAATTTGGCCAGCCTCTTTTCTTTGCCGATGGCGGGAAGACGGAAAAAGATTTGGGGTTATGA
- a CDS encoding methyltransferase — translation MEAPLLYQPLPVSMAGILTLAEHQQLYEVVSVAVQSDLFAALAEPKSAVELAREKHWETYATECLLDVLFFAGLVQNIDGFYSATAAAATYLHPNSLWRLNHLFENQERPGSLAWQLRQCLAADFQSRGRHEPDWNAERLRQIGVMGLNGSLQATVASVDLAGVSSLLDLGGGHGFYSIALAQKYPELRVTLFDLPPAASLARELVDRFGLADRITCVAGNFLTDDIGTGYDAVLCANILHGDKRDTVLPKVFAALRPGGQLIVKCRVADGVGSLQSALARLVWLTRGGKEMLRQAEWLAFLAQHGFRSLRTVNVWGIFATITGLRP, via the coding sequence ATGGAAGCACCCCTTTTATACCAACCCCTGCCGGTCTCCATGGCCGGTATCCTGACCCTGGCCGAACACCAGCAACTTTACGAAGTCGTGTCCGTGGCGGTTCAGAGCGACCTATTTGCCGCGCTCGCTGAGCCGAAAAGCGCCGTCGAACTGGCACGGGAAAAGCACTGGGAAACCTACGCCACCGAGTGTTTACTGGATGTGCTCTTTTTTGCCGGTCTTGTCCAAAACATTGACGGCTTCTATAGTGCCACCGCTGCCGCCGCTACTTATCTACATCCTAATAGCCTGTGGCGCCTTAACCACTTGTTCGAGAATCAGGAACGACCGGGCTCGCTGGCCTGGCAACTGAGGCAGTGCCTGGCGGCCGATTTTCAAAGTCGGGGGCGGCATGAACCGGACTGGAATGCGGAACGGCTCCGCCAAATCGGCGTCATGGGCTTAAACGGCTCCCTGCAGGCGACGGTAGCCAGCGTAGACCTTGCCGGCGTAAGTTCGCTCCTTGACCTCGGCGGCGGTCATGGGTTTTACAGCATCGCCTTGGCCCAGAAATATCCCGAGCTGCGCGTTACCTTGTTTGACCTGCCGCCGGCCGCTTCGCTCGCCCGTGAGCTGGTGGACCGGTTTGGCCTTGCCGACCGGATAACTTGCGTGGCAGGCAATTTTCTCACCGACGACATCGGGACAGGGTATGACGCCGTGCTTTGTGCCAACATCCTGCACGGCGATAAGCGTGACACGGTGCTGCCCAAAGTATTTGCCGCCCTCCGCCCCGGCGGTCAGCTTATCGTCAAGTGCCGCGTCGCCGACGGAGTGGGCAGCCTGCAAAGCGCCCTCGCCCGGCTGGTCTGGCTGACCCGGGGCGGCAAAGAAATGTTGCGCCAGGCCGAGTGGCTTGCCTTCCTGGCGCAACACGGTTTTCGCAGTCTCCGAACCGTCAACGTCTGGGGAATTTTCGCCACCATCACCGGGCTTCGCCCCTAA
- a CDS encoding DUF134 domain-containing protein, which produces MPRKRCCGLVDREPCCRRFMPEGPVLDTTELYVEELEAIRLKDLEGHDQLACAEAMGLTRPTFQRILQSARRKIAAALVEGHAIKIKGGNYMVKNRVFECRDCGHQWEEQPCSAGGKHGYEIACPECGSMSKMKIGADGAKQVCGGHRHSHGHGCCGSH; this is translated from the coding sequence ATGCCCCGCAAACGATGCTGCGGACTAGTTGACCGGGAGCCGTGTTGCCGGCGGTTTATGCCTGAGGGGCCGGTGCTTGATACAACCGAGCTATATGTGGAAGAACTGGAAGCTATCCGTCTAAAGGATTTGGAAGGACACGATCAGTTAGCTTGTGCAGAGGCCATGGGTTTGACCCGCCCTACATTTCAGCGTATTTTGCAGTCGGCTCGGCGAAAAATCGCGGCGGCGTTAGTGGAAGGGCATGCAATTAAAATTAAAGGGGGGAATTACATGGTGAAAAACCGGGTGTTCGAATGCCGCGACTGCGGCCATCAGTGGGAAGAGCAGCCCTGTTCGGCGGGCGGCAAACACGGCTACGAAATTGCCTGCCCAGAGTGCGGCAGCATGAGCAAAATGAAAATCGGCGCTGACGGCGCCAAACAGGTGTGCGGCGGCCACCGCCACAGCCATGGCCACGGCTGCTGTGGTAGTCACTAG
- a CDS encoding TIGR03905 family TSCPD domain-containing protein, with amino-acid sequence MITYITSGVCATEIQFAIESGIIKEVRFSGGCQGNLTAISKLVQGMPVKEVIQKLRGIPCEDNQTSCADQLARALEQFAE; translated from the coding sequence ATGATTACGTACATAACGTCAGGCGTATGCGCCACGGAAATCCAATTCGCTATCGAAAGCGGCATCATTAAGGAAGTCCGGTTTAGCGGCGGTTGTCAGGGAAACCTGACCGCCATTAGTAAACTCGTGCAAGGCATGCCGGTTAAAGAAGTTATCCAAAAGCTTCGCGGCATCCCTTGCGAAGACAACCAGACGTCTTGCGCCGACCAATTGGCCCGGGCGTTGGAACAATTCGCCGAATAA
- a CDS encoding IclR family transcriptional regulator, producing the protein MAKDKEIIHAIDRALDILLLLQQEGKEMGVTQIGEALGMYKSTVYRTLTTLENKGFVQQNPETGRYWLGFRLYSLGMLVREKMPLSKIAYPHAKALSERFNEVVHISVLDKSADLYPKHIIVEKIQSQQVLSLTPPVGSSSPSHCSAVGKCLLAFSPGEYTNRFIGRELPRFTPKTITDWDKLLAELAAIRERGYALDDEELELGLTCVAAPILGRDGEIIAALSLSGPTSRIKSDQFAEIVEQVKQTTATISSLLK; encoded by the coding sequence ATGGCGAAAGACAAAGAAATCATTCACGCTATCGACCGGGCGCTCGACATTTTGCTTTTACTGCAGCAGGAAGGGAAGGAGATGGGGGTAACCCAAATCGGGGAAGCTTTGGGAATGTATAAGAGTACTGTTTACCGGACGCTGACTACCTTAGAAAACAAGGGCTTTGTTCAACAAAATCCCGAAACCGGGCGGTACTGGCTGGGGTTTAGATTGTACTCGCTCGGTATGCTCGTCCGCGAAAAAATGCCCCTGTCGAAAATCGCTTATCCTCATGCCAAGGCTCTGTCCGAGCGGTTTAATGAAGTGGTTCACATTTCGGTCTTGGACAAAAGCGCTGACCTCTATCCCAAACATATCATTGTCGAGAAAATTCAGAGCCAGCAGGTGCTTAGCTTAACACCGCCGGTAGGCTCCAGCTCGCCCAGCCACTGCTCGGCGGTCGGTAAATGCCTGCTGGCCTTTAGTCCGGGTGAATATACAAATCGGTTTATTGGCCGGGAGCTTCCCCGCTTTACGCCGAAAACCATTACCGATTGGGACAAGCTGCTCGCCGAACTGGCCGCCATTCGTGAGCGAGGCTATGCGCTCGACGACGAGGAGCTGGAATTGGGACTGACCTGTGTGGCGGCGCCCATTCTCGGCCGGGACGGGGAGATCATTGCTGCCCTTAGCTTATCCGGTCCCACGTCGCGGATAAAGTCGGACCAGTTTGCCGAAATCGTGGAGCAGGTAAAGCAGACTACGGCAACCATATCTTCCTTACTGAAATAA
- a CDS encoding 4Fe-4S dicluster domain-containing protein, whose amino-acid sequence MAKVVVLPEYCKSCGLCVNICPKKILAIGDKANQKGYYTVVVTDPEKCIGCALCGAICPDMALEVYR is encoded by the coding sequence GTGGCAAAAGTGGTTGTTTTGCCCGAATACTGCAAAAGCTGCGGTCTCTGTGTGAATATTTGTCCCAAGAAAATTCTGGCCATTGGCGACAAAGCCAATCAGAAAGGGTACTATACCGTAGTTGTCACCGATCCGGAAAAGTGCATCGGTTGCGCGCTCTGCGGCGCCATCTGTCCGGATATGGCCCTGGAAGTATATCGCTAG
- the vorB gene encoding 3-methyl-2-oxobutanoate dehydrogenase subunit VorB, with amino-acid sequence MSKQLMKGNEAIAEAAIRAGCKLFFGYPITPSTEIVEYLAKHLPKAGGTVLQGEDEIASINMCYGAAATGTRVMTASSSPGFSLKQEGLSYLAAVELPVVVVNVNRAGPGLGGLGPSQADYFQCTKGGGHGDYRLIVLAPSKGQELYDFTMEAFDLADKYRNPVLIMADGFLGQMMEPVELKERPRQPLPPKDWAVGGCRGRAKRKIASYSLTNEIGEANCLHWQAKYEQIRALEQRWEAFYADDAEYLLVGYGTCGRIAKSVVQSARRQGLKVGLIRPITLWPFPEKAFIRVKDRVKGILTVELNAGQMIEDIKLAVECRVPVHLYNRQGGMLPTEHEILTHLAKVFQLSLAEEG; translated from the coding sequence ATGAGCAAACAGTTGATGAAAGGCAATGAAGCAATTGCCGAGGCTGCCATTCGTGCCGGGTGCAAATTGTTTTTCGGCTATCCCATCACGCCCTCGACCGAGATTGTCGAATATCTGGCCAAACATTTGCCTAAGGCAGGCGGCACGGTACTGCAGGGTGAGGATGAAATTGCCTCGATTAATATGTGCTACGGCGCGGCTGCAACGGGGACGCGGGTAATGACGGCCTCGTCCAGCCCTGGTTTTAGTCTCAAACAGGAGGGGCTGTCCTATCTGGCAGCCGTTGAACTGCCAGTGGTGGTCGTCAACGTTAACCGCGCCGGCCCTGGCCTTGGCGGTCTGGGCCCGTCGCAGGCCGACTATTTTCAATGCACCAAGGGCGGCGGACATGGCGACTACCGCCTGATTGTGCTAGCGCCTTCCAAGGGCCAGGAACTCTACGACTTTACCATGGAAGCCTTTGATTTGGCAGACAAATACCGTAATCCGGTTCTGATCATGGCCGATGGTTTCCTGGGCCAGATGATGGAGCCGGTAGAACTGAAAGAGCGGCCGCGGCAACCGTTGCCGCCGAAAGACTGGGCGGTAGGGGGGTGCCGTGGCCGGGCGAAACGCAAAATCGCCAGTTATAGTCTGACCAACGAAATTGGCGAAGCCAACTGTCTGCATTGGCAGGCCAAGTACGAACAAATCCGCGCGCTAGAGCAGCGGTGGGAAGCTTTTTACGCCGATGATGCCGAGTATCTGTTGGTAGGCTATGGCACTTGCGGCCGCATTGCCAAGAGCGTGGTGCAAAGCGCCCGCCGGCAGGGACTAAAAGTGGGCCTTATCCGGCCCATTACTTTGTGGCCTTTCCCGGAAAAAGCCTTTATTCGCGTCAAAGACCGGGTCAAAGGCATTCTGACGGTTGAGCTCAATGCCGGCCAGATGATCGAGGACATCAAACTCGCCGTAGAATGCCGCGTACCTGTCCATCTTTACAACCGTCAGGGCGGCATGTTGCCTACGGAGCACGAAATTCTTACCCACCTGGCGAAGGTATTTCAATTGTCGCTGGCGGAGGAGGGGTAA
- a CDS encoding thiamine pyrophosphate-dependent enzyme, with product MQKVFGRPQGLTDLPFHYCPGCTHGIIHRLIGEVLEELDIIGDTIGVAPVGCAGFSLDFFACDFVGAAHGRAQAVATGIKRALPDKIVFTYQGDGDIVAIGTSHAIHVAARGEKITSIMVNNAVFGMTGGQMAPTTLAGQVTTTSPYGRDKSLFGAPIDLPKIIATMDGAAYVAAVSVDSPKNIHLAKQALKKAFKVQQAGLGFAFVSILSTCPTNWGMSPVDSLKWLQENMMPIYQMGELKVAEGVKAL from the coding sequence ATGCAAAAAGTTTTTGGCCGACCGCAAGGCCTGACTGATTTACCGTTTCATTACTGCCCAGGGTGCACGCACGGCATTATTCACCGTTTGATCGGCGAGGTGCTTGAGGAACTTGACATTATCGGCGATACGATTGGCGTGGCACCGGTTGGCTGCGCGGGCTTTTCGCTCGACTTTTTCGCCTGTGACTTTGTCGGCGCCGCTCACGGCCGGGCCCAGGCGGTAGCTACCGGCATCAAGCGCGCTTTGCCGGATAAAATTGTTTTTACCTACCAGGGTGATGGTGATATTGTCGCCATTGGCACGTCCCATGCTATTCATGTTGCCGCCCGGGGCGAAAAAATTACCTCCATCATGGTTAACAACGCTGTATTTGGGATGACCGGCGGACAGATGGCGCCCACGACGCTGGCCGGCCAAGTAACGACTACCAGTCCCTACGGCCGTGATAAGAGTCTGTTTGGCGCACCGATCGATCTTCCCAAAATTATCGCCACCATGGACGGCGCCGCTTATGTGGCCGCCGTGTCGGTAGATTCGCCCAAGAACATTCACTTGGCCAAACAGGCGCTGAAAAAAGCATTCAAGGTACAGCAGGCCGGATTAGGTTTCGCTTTTGTCAGTATTTTATCCACCTGCCCGACCAACTGGGGGATGAGTCCGGTGGACAGCTTAAAATGGCTGCAGGAGAACATGATGCCCATTTACCAGATGGGCGAGCTGAAAGTGGCGGAGGGGGTCAAAGCCCTATGA
- a CDS encoding 2-oxoacid:acceptor oxidoreductase family protein, translating to MMDKVLLAGFGGQGVMFIGKVLAYAGMLSDLEVCWIPSYGPEMRGGTANCSVITADTEINSPVIDLADGGIVLNQPSYGKFLPRIKPGGTLVVNSSIVQLANKRDDIDIIALPATDMANELGNPGLANMVCLGALLPKLKLTSLASVEKAIDAVVGKNKPAMYELNLAAIRKGLEFVRA from the coding sequence ATGATGGATAAGGTGTTGTTAGCCGGCTTCGGCGGCCAGGGCGTCATGTTCATTGGCAAGGTGCTGGCCTATGCCGGCATGCTCAGTGACCTGGAGGTGTGCTGGATTCCTTCTTACGGTCCGGAAATGCGCGGCGGTACTGCCAACTGCTCGGTTATTACCGCCGATACGGAGATAAATTCGCCAGTTATTGATTTGGCCGACGGTGGCATTGTTTTAAATCAGCCATCCTATGGTAAATTTTTGCCCCGCATCAAACCGGGCGGCACGCTAGTGGTCAACAGCTCCATCGTCCAATTGGCCAACAAGCGGGACGATATCGACATCATTGCTCTGCCGGCTACCGATATGGCCAATGAACTCGGCAATCCCGGCCTGGCCAACATGGTGTGTTTAGGCGCGCTTTTGCCTAAGCTTAAGTTAACGAGTCTTGCGAGTGTGGAAAAAGCCATCGATGCCGTGGTTGGCAAGAACAAGCCCGCGATGTATGAATTAAATCTGGCGGCTATCCGGAAAGGCTTAGAATTTGTCAGAGCATAA
- a CDS encoding respiratory nitrate reductase subunit gamma: MLSWLISGPFMYLAILVFILVTARKVWSIAQMPRHLRWDLYPIAHDGPQGSPYQEVDFWQKPRRVSLAHELAEMAEEILLLKRTFLYNRKMWFFSFPMHFAFYLIIAWLVLLVAGAALELATGLRISGNSTVGWAMLFNLATVAAGVAGLVLGVFGTAGLLWLRHTDDNLKDFSAPITYFNLYLLLALFGVGLAAWWTNDSSFELARAYVRSLLSFSPMALPHPLMVLEALLFGLFLIYLPFSRMLHFAAKYFFYHNIMWDDEPVSRGSTLEKSIAGYLHYQIEWSAQHIMPNGSWLQQATANPTAEVKKANETKSQDKGFGQTGGHTFSA, encoded by the coding sequence GTGCTTAGTTGGCTGATTTCCGGTCCGTTTATGTATTTGGCAATATTAGTATTTATTCTTGTTACCGCCCGAAAAGTCTGGTCTATTGCTCAAATGCCCCGCCATCTGCGGTGGGACCTGTATCCGATTGCCCATGATGGCCCGCAGGGGTCGCCGTACCAGGAAGTGGATTTTTGGCAAAAGCCGCGGCGGGTGTCGCTCGCGCACGAGCTGGCCGAAATGGCCGAAGAAATTCTGCTCCTGAAACGAACTTTTCTGTACAACCGCAAAATGTGGTTCTTTTCCTTCCCGATGCACTTTGCCTTCTACCTGATTATTGCCTGGCTGGTTTTGCTTGTCGCCGGGGCGGCCCTGGAACTGGCCACTGGTCTTAGAATTTCCGGGAACTCGACGGTCGGGTGGGCTATGCTCTTTAACCTTGCCACGGTGGCAGCTGGAGTAGCCGGGTTGGTTCTCGGCGTATTCGGTACGGCCGGTCTCTTATGGCTGCGGCATACCGATGACAATCTGAAAGATTTTTCTGCGCCCATTACTTACTTTAATTTGTATTTGTTGCTGGCCTTGTTCGGAGTCGGTCTGGCCGCCTGGTGGACTAACGATTCGTCGTTTGAACTGGCCCGCGCCTATGTGCGGTCTTTGCTTAGCTTTAGCCCCATGGCTTTGCCGCATCCGCTGATGGTGCTGGAGGCGCTGCTTTTCGGACTCTTCCTTATTTATCTGCCCTTTAGCCGCATGCTTCATTTTGCCGCCAAGTACTTCTTTTACCATAACATCATGTGGGACGACGAACCGGTTAGCCGTGGCAGCACCCTGGAAAAAAGCATTGCCGGTTATCTCCATTACCAGATAGAATGGTCGGCTCAGCATATCATGCCTAACGGCTCCTGGCTTCAGCAAGCCACGGCCAATCCGACTGCGGAGGTGAAGAAAGCCAATGAAACAAAGAGTCAGGATAAAGGATTTGGCCAAACCGGCGGACATACTTTCTCCGCTTGA
- a CDS encoding (Fe-S)-binding protein produces the protein MKQRVRIKDLAKPADILSPLDVNELQPVPGHEEKPFKPVKQEWKEKYDFSLDGFSALGLPKPQSKEEEDALVNKFLRGLEKLFKKENNWTFLMPALLSTEYCVRCNTCNEACPVYTCSGRQDIYRPNYRSEVLRKIYRKYFTTSGRLLSSFVGADIDLNWQVIYRLAELSYRCSICRRCASTCPIGVDNGLLTRELRKIFSQELGIAPEAVHKNGTMRHLQTGSSTGMTPAAFLDTIEFIEDDIEEKIGRRIKIPVDKKGADILLIHNAGEYVAWPENPAAFAILFEAAGLNWTLSSEVMGYEGVNYGVWYDDVQYSRIAVAQVQAAKKLGVKKIVVGECGHATKALVEIADRVCIGDLAIPRESCLPLLEQIVTSGAIKFDPARNNFPVTLHDPCNMVRLMGIVNPQRNIIKRIVAPGQFREMPHAGTQNYCCGGGSGFAIMNSYNFPEWRNNVIGRAKALQVLEAFKDCLDPSIPKYYCAPCSNCKGAARDILQEHYEFKEKYNIIYGGLVELMVNAMVDLPEPFIKWEDEF, from the coding sequence ATGAAACAAAGAGTCAGGATAAAGGATTTGGCCAAACCGGCGGACATACTTTCTCCGCTTGATGTTAATGAACTGCAACCGGTGCCTGGACATGAAGAAAAACCGTTCAAGCCGGTTAAACAGGAGTGGAAGGAAAAATACGACTTCTCTCTGGACGGCTTTTCGGCCCTCGGCCTGCCCAAGCCGCAGAGCAAAGAGGAAGAAGACGCCCTGGTCAACAAGTTCCTGCGGGGCCTGGAAAAGCTGTTTAAGAAGGAAAATAACTGGACATTCCTCATGCCGGCGTTGCTCAGCACCGAATACTGCGTCCGCTGCAACACCTGTAACGAAGCCTGTCCGGTGTATACCTGCAGTGGCCGGCAGGACATCTACCGTCCCAACTACCGTTCGGAAGTGCTGCGAAAAATTTACCGCAAATACTTTACGACCAGTGGCCGGTTGCTCAGCAGTTTCGTTGGCGCCGACATCGACCTTAACTGGCAGGTAATCTACCGCCTGGCCGAGCTGTCCTACCGCTGTTCAATTTGTCGCCGCTGCGCATCCACCTGTCCTATCGGCGTCGACAATGGCCTGCTCACCCGCGAACTGCGCAAGATTTTCAGCCAAGAACTCGGCATCGCCCCGGAAGCAGTCCATAAAAACGGAACCATGCGCCATCTGCAGACTGGCTCGTCCACCGGCATGACACCGGCGGCCTTCCTTGACACCATTGAATTTATCGAAGACGACATCGAGGAAAAAATCGGCCGTCGCATCAAAATTCCCGTTGATAAAAAAGGCGCCGACATCCTGCTGATTCATAACGCCGGTGAATATGTCGCCTGGCCGGAAAACCCGGCGGCGTTCGCCATCCTATTTGAAGCGGCCGGCCTTAACTGGACGTTGTCCAGTGAAGTGATGGGCTACGAAGGTGTTAACTACGGCGTCTGGTATGACGATGTCCAGTATTCCCGCATCGCCGTGGCCCAGGTGCAGGCCGCCAAGAAATTAGGGGTGAAGAAGATTGTCGTCGGCGAATGCGGCCACGCCACTAAAGCGCTCGTGGAAATTGCTGACCGCGTTTGCATAGGCGATTTGGCCATTCCCCGCGAGAGCTGCCTGCCCTTATTAGAGCAGATTGTAACCAGCGGCGCCATCAAGTTCGACCCGGCGCGCAACAACTTCCCGGTTACCCTCCATGACCCCTGCAATATGGTACGCCTGATGGGCATTGTTAACCCGCAACGCAACATCATTAAACGCATCGTTGCTCCCGGCCAGTTTCGCGAAATGCCGCACGCCGGCACGCAAAATTACTGCTGCGGCGGCGGCAGCGGCTTTGCCATCATGAACTCCTACAATTTCCCTGAGTGGCGCAACAACGTTATTGGCCGGGCGAAAGCGCTGCAGGTACTGGAAGCGTTCAAAGACTGCCTTGATCCATCCATTCCCAAATACTACTGCGCTCCCTGCTCGAACTGCAAGGGAGCGGCCCGCGACATACTCCAAGAACATTACGAGTTTAAAGAGAAATACAACATTATCTACGGCGGTCTGGTAGAACTCATGGTCAACGCCATGGTTGATCTCCCCGAGCCCTTTATCAAGTGGGAAGATGAATTTTAA